The following proteins come from a genomic window of Helicobacter canadensis MIT 98-5491:
- a CDS encoding phosphoenolpyruvate carboxylase: MKSNQTQEIEFIFSLMGELLEEVAPEIREIFIALKEDKTANYIAKKEVLKKLESKDISKLIKAFTLYYLLLNIVDERHLLSFNSKKHIGSMIDELKAQKYDEEDIKSVLKKIKFYPVFTAHPTESLRRTFLESYHEMYDDLNLWFGSGDNAAKEHLKYRLNLLWHSHIVRSEKIEVLFELDNLLYFMESSILQSGTNILEEVQNALQEPLKKSPIRLGSWIGGDRDGNPYVTNGVMLEVMKRQHQTIIEHYLKQIDKLSRELSIAQEYANPTQELLESLEEEKEHLDEMAKKLFLQEPFRAKLTCMRQKLQNRIMALNLPQSALYESKPYIYESPKEFIKDIDMMLESLDKRSGIYLKKLKNLVLLAGFHLMQLDFRQHRDVFWRALAEIFSLLGYVQGDLLLLPKKEQEEILNNALTAPLLDLNALYGKLSKESQELLMAFMNFRWAKDRISDNIIDSCIISMCQGANDLLCVLWFAKQSGLWRKGKKTRIGIAPLFETIGDLENAPVILRELCANPHYAEYLQSCKNNQEIMIGYSDSSKDGGIFTSNYSLRKAINNLIVLEEELRIKFRLFHGRGGSVSRGGGALEDALLSAPDNSVAGFLKTTEQGEVISEKYLNPKKAEFSFASALANLLKKSVYDKYGTNKQVCNRDFESIMQKISEESFKTYRNLVYETEGFIEYFKSATPIEFIQQLNIGSRPSKRKNTQNVEDLRAIPWVFAWTQNRAIIPAWYGLGSGLELASARFDKEILRNCYKEDLFFKTTIDNISQAFLKVDLEIAKHYNEFVENDDLRKEIWQKIKSEYHLTLKWLLYVRGEETLLETQKHIQKSILLRKSFLTSLNFFQLYLMEQYKNATYIEQKQRIAKQIITTIVGIAQGIRNTG, encoded by the coding sequence GTGAAAAGCAATCAAACTCAAGAAATAGAGTTTATTTTTTCATTAATGGGAGAGTTGCTAGAGGAAGTAGCACCAGAGATTAGAGAAATTTTTATCGCTTTGAAGGAAGATAAAACAGCAAATTATATTGCCAAAAAAGAGGTGTTAAAGAAGCTAGAATCTAAAGATATTTCAAAGCTTATTAAAGCCTTTACCTTGTATTATTTATTGCTTAATATTGTGGATGAACGACATTTGTTGAGCTTTAATTCAAAAAAGCATATAGGCTCAATGATAGATGAGTTAAAAGCACAAAAATATGATGAAGAAGATATTAAAAGTGTGCTTAAAAAAATCAAATTTTATCCCGTTTTTACTGCGCATCCAACAGAATCGCTACGACGGACTTTTTTGGAGAGTTATCATGAGATGTATGATGATTTGAATCTTTGGTTTGGAAGCGGAGATAATGCAGCTAAGGAGCATTTGAAATATCGCCTTAATTTGCTTTGGCATAGCCATATCGTAAGAAGCGAGAAGATTGAAGTGCTTTTTGAGTTAGACAATCTTTTGTATTTTATGGAAAGCTCAATTTTACAAAGTGGAACTAATATTTTAGAAGAAGTGCAAAATGCATTGCAAGAACCACTTAAAAAATCTCCCATTAGACTTGGAAGCTGGATAGGTGGGGATAGAGATGGGAATCCTTATGTTACTAATGGGGTAATGTTAGAAGTAATGAAGCGGCAGCATCAAACGATTATTGAGCATTATTTAAAGCAAATTGATAAATTAAGTCGGGAACTTTCTATTGCTCAAGAATATGCTAACCCCACACAAGAATTGTTGGAGAGTTTAGAGGAAGAAAAAGAACACCTTGATGAAATGGCAAAAAAACTTTTTTTGCAAGAACCTTTTAGGGCTAAATTAACTTGTATGCGACAGAAATTGCAAAATCGGATTATGGCTTTAAATCTCCCTCAATCTGCACTTTATGAAAGTAAGCCCTATATCTATGAAAGCCCAAAAGAATTTATTAAAGATATTGATATGATGTTAGAATCATTAGATAAAAGGAGTGGAATTTATCTCAAAAAACTTAAGAATCTTGTGCTTTTGGCAGGGTTTCATCTGATGCAATTAGATTTTAGGCAGCATCGTGATGTATTTTGGAGGGCACTTGCTGAAATCTTTTCATTATTAGGCTATGTGCAAGGAGATTTGTTGCTATTGCCCAAAAAAGAACAAGAAGAGATTCTTAATAATGCCCTTACTGCACCTCTTTTAGATCTTAATGCTTTATATGGAAAGCTAAGTAAAGAATCACAAGAATTATTAATGGCGTTTATGAATTTTAGATGGGCAAAAGATCGCATTAGTGATAATATTATTGATTCGTGTATAATTTCTATGTGCCAAGGTGCTAATGATTTATTATGTGTGCTTTGGTTTGCAAAGCAATCAGGACTTTGGAGAAAAGGCAAGAAAACTCGCATTGGTATTGCACCTTTATTTGAGACCATTGGGGATTTGGAAAATGCTCCAGTAATTTTGCGTGAGTTGTGTGCAAATCCACATTATGCAGAATATTTGCAATCGTGTAAAAATAATCAAGAAATTATGATTGGTTATTCTGATTCTAGTAAAGATGGAGGTATCTTCACCAGTAATTATTCTTTGCGTAAAGCGATTAATAATTTGATTGTTTTGGAGGAGGAATTAAGGATTAAATTCCGCCTTTTCCATGGACGAGGAGGGAGTGTTAGCCGTGGAGGTGGGGCATTAGAGGATGCCTTGCTTTCTGCACCAGATAATAGTGTGGCAGGATTCTTAAAGACAACCGAACAAGGAGAAGTGATTAGCGAGAAATATTTGAATCCCAAAAAGGCAGAATTTAGTTTTGCAAGTGCCTTAGCAAATTTGTTAAAAAAATCGGTGTATGATAAATATGGAACTAATAAACAGGTTTGCAATCGGGATTTTGAAAGCATTATGCAAAAGATTAGCGAGGAATCATTTAAGACTTATCGTAATCTTGTTTATGAAACAGAAGGCTTTATTGAGTATTTCAAATCCGCAACGCCTATTGAATTTATTCAACAACTTAATATCGGATCACGCCCCTCAAAGCGTAAAAATACACAAAATGTAGAGGATTTACGAGCGATTCCTTGGGTGTTTGCTTGGACGCAAAATAGGGCAATTATTCCAGCGTGGTATGGGCTTGGAAGTGGGTTAGAGTTAGCTAGTGCAAGGTTTGATAAAGAAATTTTAAGAAATTGTTATAAAGAAGATTTATTTTTTAAAACCACAATTGATAACATTTCACAAGCTTTTTTAAAAGTAGATTTAGAGATTGCAAAGCATTATAATGAGTTTGTAGAGAACGATGATCTTAGAAAAGAAATTTGGCAAAAAATTAAGAGTGAGTATCATTTGACGCTGAAGTGGTTGTTGTATGTGCGAGGAGAAGAAACATTGCTTGAGACACAAAAGCATATTCAAAAGTCTATTTTACTGCGAAAATCTTTTTTAACAAGTCTTAATTTCTTCCAACTTTATTTGATGGAGCAATATAAAAATGCGACTTATATTGAGCAAAAACAAAGGATTGCTAAACAAATTATTACTACTATTGTAGGAATTGCACAAGGCATTAGAAATACAGGTTGA
- a CDS encoding carboxymuconolactone decarboxylase family protein, with protein MNTLTPQAKENLQKLFGTSALPKEDLEFFTNYANFAFDEVWQKSNLKENERLLLILASLIALSAKEEFEIMLKAALKSKINPIAIKEIIYQATPYVGIAKVADALVITNKIFKQQEVKLPLESQSTTNQQNRREKGFEIQKNIFGAAIEKSYDSTPAHKKHINEFLSANCFGDYYTRKGLDLAFRELITFVYLISMGGIESQVKAHIQGNLNMGNDKTKLIAVVTALVPYIGYPKSLNALNTIDEIAK; from the coding sequence ATGAATACCCTAACACCACAAGCTAAAGAAAATTTACAGAAACTTTTTGGCACTAGTGCCTTACCAAAAGAGGATTTAGAATTTTTTACCAATTATGCCAATTTTGCTTTTGATGAAGTTTGGCAAAAGTCAAATTTAAAAGAAAATGAAAGACTTTTGCTCATTCTAGCTTCTCTAATAGCCCTATCTGCAAAAGAAGAATTTGAGATTATGTTAAAGGCGGCTTTAAAGAGTAAAATAAATCCCATAGCAATTAAAGAAATTATTTACCAAGCCACCCCCTATGTTGGGATAGCAAAGGTAGCAGATGCTTTAGTCATTACAAACAAAATTTTTAAACAACAAGAAGTAAAGCTACCTTTAGAATCTCAAAGCACCACTAACCAACAAAATCGCAGAGAAAAAGGTTTTGAAATACAAAAAAATATCTTTGGTGCAGCCATAGAAAAAAGCTATGATTCTACACCTGCTCATAAAAAACATATCAATGAATTTTTAAGTGCAAATTGCTTTGGCGATTATTACACGCGAAAAGGATTGGATCTGGCTTTTAGAGAGCTTATAACCTTTGTTTATCTAATCTCTATGGGGGGAATAGAATCTCAAGTCAAAGCCCATATACAAGGAAATTTAAATATGGGAAATGACAAAACAAAGCTCATCGCAGTAGTCACTGCTTTAGTCCCATACATAGGCTATCCAAAAAGCTTAAATGCACTTAATACCATTGATGAAATAGCAAAATAA
- a CDS encoding putative quinol monooxygenase: protein MKKILSIILGVCTLALSKEPLVKISEILIDCQYLKEYKDILQTESKQSVKLENGVLMLYAMQHENNPCQFSIIEAYKDQQSYENHITSPHFQLYKQSILHMIRDLKFIPMKALNPQMALEKNIDE from the coding sequence ATGAAAAAAATTTTAAGTATTATATTAGGAGTATGCACCCTAGCACTATCAAAAGAGCCTTTAGTAAAAATTTCTGAAATTCTAATAGATTGCCAATATCTTAAGGAATATAAGGATATTCTACAAACAGAGAGCAAACAAAGTGTAAAATTAGAAAATGGGGTTCTTATGCTCTATGCCATGCAACACGAAAATAATCCTTGTCAATTTAGTATCATAGAAGCATATAAAGACCAACAAAGCTATGAAAATCACATAACAAGTCCGCATTTTCAGCTTTATAAACAAAGCATTTTGCATATGATAAGGGATTTAAAATTTATTCCAATGAAAGCCTTGAATCCACAAATGGCTTTGGAGAAAAATATTGATGAGTAA
- a CDS encoding aldo/keto reductase, translating to MPNQTKQDNKESRRDFLKTSSKILLGATALSSLGTNLFSTEIEERNYSLNLSKGENMNKLPNRILGKGNAALEVSALGLGCMGMSANHGIPPQEKDMIKLLHEAYELGVRYFDTAEIYGPHTNEILLGKAFRDRRDKVIIGTKFGLYYPFGKQQQDSSKKSILRAIDESLKRLNTDYVDLYTQHRVDTDVPIEEVADTMNELIKMGKIRHYGLSEAGANTIRRANKVCAITSIQSHYSMMMREVEDNDVLKTCEELGIGFTAYSPLERGFLGGLMNENTTFHPTLDMRSSFPRFTPEALKANQSFINYVRELAKNKKIDGKEATTAQIALAWLLAQKPFIMPIPETTKIAHLKQNLDSLKIKFSKEELMQIDSKIKTIKIVGERYPIGSDQAKSVGL from the coding sequence ATGCCAAATCAAACAAAACAAGACAACAAAGAATCGCGTAGAGACTTTTTAAAGACTTCAAGTAAAATTTTACTTGGTGCAACCGCATTGAGTTCTTTAGGAACAAATCTTTTTTCTACAGAAATTGAAGAAAGAAATTATTCTTTAAATTTATCTAAAGGAGAGAATATGAATAAACTGCCAAATAGGATTTTAGGCAAAGGAAATGCAGCCTTAGAAGTTTCAGCATTAGGATTAGGTTGTATGGGAATGAGTGCAAACCATGGAATACCCCCACAAGAAAAAGATATGATAAAACTACTCCATGAAGCTTATGAACTTGGAGTGAGATATTTTGATACAGCTGAAATTTATGGACCACATACCAATGAAATATTGCTCGGTAAAGCTTTTAGGGATAGACGAGATAAAGTAATAATTGGAACTAAATTTGGACTTTATTATCCCTTTGGAAAACAGCAACAAGACTCAAGCAAAAAATCTATTTTAAGAGCCATTGATGAGAGTCTAAAAAGATTAAATACTGATTATGTAGATCTTTACACTCAACATAGAGTAGATACTGACGTACCCATCGAGGAAGTGGCTGACACTATGAATGAACTTATAAAAATGGGTAAAATTAGGCATTATGGATTAAGTGAAGCAGGAGCAAACACAATAAGAAGAGCCAATAAAGTTTGTGCAATTACTTCTATACAAAGCCACTATTCAATGATGATGAGAGAAGTTGAAGATAATGATGTGCTAAAAACTTGCGAGGAGTTAGGTATAGGTTTCACCGCATATTCACCTTTAGAAAGAGGATTTTTAGGAGGTCTAATGAATGAAAACACAACTTTTCATCCAACACTTGATATGAGATCTTCTTTTCCAAGATTTACACCAGAAGCACTCAAAGCAAATCAAAGCTTCATAAATTATGTAAGAGAATTAGCAAAAAATAAAAAAATAGATGGCAAGGAAGCAACTACTGCACAAATTGCATTAGCTTGGTTACTAGCGCAAAAACCCTTTATAATGCCAATTCCAGAAACCACAAAAATTGCCCACTTAAAGCAAAATTTAGATTCTTTGAAGATAAAATTCAGCAAAGAAGAATTAATGCAAATAGATTCCAAAATAAAAACAATAAAAATAGTTGGGGAGCGTTACCCTATAGGATCTGATCAAGCTAAAAGTGTTGGATTGTGA
- a CDS encoding cupin domain-containing protein — MADSQAIIKSGELESFEGNSTIFSGKVKVSMLFNSETWREFGGALVEFEKSSRSAWHTHPAGQTLIVTDGEILTKVPRQKASIAKKGDVISCPPNVRHFHGATDSSKGAHIALTQEKNGKNVTWENLVSDVEYQEALNEARSKQ, encoded by the coding sequence ATGGCAGATTCACAAGCAATCATAAAAAGTGGAGAGTTAGAAAGTTTTGAGGGAAATTCTACAATCTTTAGCGGTAAAGTCAAAGTTTCTATGCTATTTAATTCAGAAACTTGGAGAGAATTTGGAGGAGCATTAGTAGAATTTGAAAAAAGTTCTAGAAGTGCTTGGCACACACACCCAGCAGGGCAAACACTTATTGTAACAGATGGAGAAATTCTAACTAAAGTCCCTAGACAAAAAGCAAGTATCGCAAAAAAAGGAGATGTGATTTCTTGTCCCCCAAATGTGCGACATTTCCACGGAGCAACTGATAGTAGCAAGGGAGCACATATCGCACTTACTCAAGAAAAAAATGGCAAAAATGTAACTTGGGAAAATCTCGTTAGCGATGTTGAATATCAAGAAGCTCTCAATGAGGCAAGAAGCAAACAATAA
- a CDS encoding multidrug effflux MFS transporter yields MQKQTSLSGFKKINLIVILAFMSSLAPLSTDMYLPALGEVQKSFATNSFYTQLSLASFFIAFALGQLLYGPLSDIYGRKKPLYIGILLFILSSLACISFDSIYAFIFFRFLEALGGCAGVVIARAIVNDNFELKEAASVFAFMMVISSLAPMLSPGLGSILLDYFSWKSIFAVLFGLGILLLLYIFLGLNGIKENTTSLKFDSKEILNNYVKIFKDRRFKIYVFSSSFAMATMFAYITGSSYIFIDYYGLSEKSYGILFGINAASFMIFANINARIVRRYSPYYVLPFSFATMFGIALLLAIAGFFDLGFLVFEVLLFFMIGMLGFIIPNTTTLAMARFKQNSGSASAMLGAIQFALAGGISFIVSFLEANSPLPLALIIAVCLIIACGIYLLLNAKRIKKYKRQRGLK; encoded by the coding sequence ATGCAAAAGCAAACTAGCCTAAGTGGCTTCAAAAAAATTAATCTTATTGTTATTTTGGCTTTTATGTCTTCTCTTGCTCCTCTTTCTACGGATATGTATTTACCTGCTTTGGGAGAAGTGCAAAAATCCTTTGCCACAAATTCTTTTTATACGCAACTTTCTTTGGCAAGTTTTTTTATCGCTTTTGCACTAGGTCAATTGCTTTATGGACCGCTTAGCGATATTTATGGACGCAAAAAACCGCTTTATATCGGAATCTTACTTTTTATACTCTCAAGCCTTGCGTGTATTAGCTTTGATTCCATTTACGCCTTTATCTTTTTTCGCTTTTTAGAAGCTCTAGGAGGTTGTGCTGGTGTGGTCATTGCAAGAGCAATTGTAAATGATAACTTTGAACTTAAAGAAGCTGCAAGCGTTTTTGCTTTTATGATGGTTATTTCCTCTTTAGCTCCAATGCTCTCACCAGGGCTTGGAAGTATTTTGCTAGATTATTTCTCTTGGAAAAGTATTTTTGCTGTGTTATTTGGACTTGGAATCCTTTTACTACTTTATATTTTTTTAGGGCTCAATGGCATAAAAGAAAATACAACTTCACTCAAATTTGATTCCAAAGAAATTTTAAATAACTATGTTAAAATATTTAAAGATCGCCGCTTTAAAATTTATGTTTTTTCCTCTAGCTTTGCTATGGCTACGATGTTTGCTTACATTACTGGATCTTCATATATTTTTATAGATTATTATGGTTTGAGTGAGAAAAGCTATGGGATTCTTTTTGGCATCAATGCGGCAAGCTTTATGATATTTGCCAATATCAATGCTAGAATCGTGCGTCGCTATTCACCCTATTATGTCTTACCATTTTCTTTTGCGACAATGTTTGGGATCGCACTTTTGCTTGCTATTGCTGGTTTTTTTGATTTAGGATTTTTGGTTTTTGAAGTTTTACTCTTTTTTATGATTGGAATGCTTGGATTTATTATCCCTAACACCACCACTTTAGCAATGGCTAGATTCAAACAAAATTCCGGTAGTGCTTCTGCGATGCTTGGTGCGATTCAATTTGCTTTGGCAGGTGGAATTTCCTTTATTGTAAGTTTTTTAGAAGCCAATAGTCCGCTACCTTTAGCACTCATTATTGCTGTGTGTCTTATCATTGCTTGTGGAATCTATCTCCTTCTTAACGCAAAAAGAATAAAGAAATACAAAAGGCAACGGGGTTTAAAATAA
- the rmuC gene encoding DNA recombination protein RmuC, with product MEYIILFLFIVVLIVLVWVVSQNRSLRKEIRNLTAHLEILQNLEGEQKQKLEAITQDYYESLQKNTKLQGQLERLESLQKTNIEQKEKIEEMTILYQNALTKRAEAQTQLESQTKLLNSLEQKYTQSLAALKAEFEQSIQNQSQRMLEQNKLHLMEDSKKILDSIFSPVRESMKEYKESLAANEIKLETNIKNMFAYSQEIGQNADKLAQILKGDKKIRGNFAEIQLKNVLEHSGLIEGEQYKLEAHFMHEGSGYRPDAVVYLDKQKSIIIDSKFPLPNGFSFESLDRSVCQQIAQNLKNRIDELAKKPYANFETYTYEFVLLFIPYQNILDLALSVDNGIYQYAYSKKVYLTTPHTLFMALKTIEISWVYLESDEKVMKALGDIKNFYHKFEGIVEDFEKLKMLIGKIEKQSDEIETKLTSGRGSLASRFQKLGEVEKKISKKFIGIES from the coding sequence ATGGAGTATATAATTTTATTTTTATTTATTGTGGTATTAATTGTTTTGGTATGGGTTGTATCTCAAAATCGCAGCTTACGCAAGGAGATACGGAATCTAACTGCCCATTTAGAAATTTTACAGAATCTTGAAGGGGAGCAAAAGCAAAAACTAGAAGCAATCACCCAAGATTATTATGAATCTTTACAAAAGAATACAAAACTTCAAGGGCAATTAGAAAGATTGGAATCTTTGCAAAAAACCAATATAGAACAAAAAGAAAAAATAGAAGAAATGACAATCCTTTATCAAAATGCATTAACTAAAAGAGCAGAAGCGCAAACTCAGCTTGAATCGCAAACAAAACTTTTAAATTCGCTTGAGCAAAAATATACACAAAGCCTTGCTGCTCTTAAAGCTGAATTTGAGCAATCAATCCAGAATCAATCACAGCGAATGTTAGAACAAAATAAACTTCATCTTATGGAAGATTCCAAAAAAATACTTGATTCTATCTTTTCTCCTGTGCGAGAAAGTATGAAAGAATATAAAGAAAGTTTGGCAGCCAATGAAATAAAGCTAGAGACAAATATTAAAAATATGTTTGCGTATAGTCAAGAAATAGGGCAAAATGCCGACAAACTTGCACAGATTCTAAAAGGAGATAAAAAAATCCGTGGGAATTTTGCAGAGATTCAACTTAAAAATGTGCTAGAGCATAGCGGATTAATAGAAGGGGAGCAATATAAACTTGAAGCACATTTTATGCACGAGGGCAGTGGGTATCGTCCTGATGCAGTGGTGTATTTGGATAAACAAAAAAGCATTATTATTGATTCTAAGTTTCCTTTACCTAATGGTTTTAGCTTTGAATCGCTAGATAGAAGCGTATGCCAACAGATTGCCCAGAATCTTAAAAATCGCATTGATGAGCTTGCTAAAAAACCTTATGCTAATTTTGAAACTTATACTTATGAGTTTGTGTTGCTTTTTATTCCTTATCAAAATATCCTTGATCTTGCACTAAGCGTAGATAATGGAATCTATCAATATGCTTATTCAAAAAAGGTTTATCTCACTACACCACATACACTTTTTATGGCATTAAAGACTATTGAGATTAGTTGGGTTTATCTTGAAAGTGATGAAAAAGTAATGAAAGCTTTGGGAGATATTAAAAATTTCTATCATAAATTTGAAGGGATTGTGGAAGATTTTGAAAAATTAAAAATGCTCATTGGGAAAATAGAAAAGCAAAGCGATGAAATAGAAACTAAATTGACAAGTGGGCGAGGTAGTCTTGCATCAAGATTCCAAAAGCTTGGGGAAGTGGAGAAAAAGATTAGTAAGAAATTTATTGGAATAGAATCGTAA
- the fliR gene encoding flagellar biosynthetic protein FliR has product MEFLAYLTEGNVTNFLLLLLRFAGIIAFFPFFENQLINTQIKGIFIFWLTILFLPLVTTMPPSNLTILEFIIAGITEIMLGFLASFALQIVFGMISFGGEVISFAMGLTIANAYDPVTGAQKPIVGQLLTLLALMIVLALDYHHLFLYFVGESIKEIPLGGFLYSHNYIIYTIKAFSNLFLIGLTMSFPIIALILLSDIIFGMIMKAHPQFNLLAIGFPVKIAVAFAVLIVIIPAIMIHFKREFLSAIDALTILFQ; this is encoded by the coding sequence ATGGAGTTTTTAGCCTATCTTACTGAAGGGAATGTAACCAATTTTCTTTTACTCCTTTTACGATTTGCTGGAATTATCGCCTTTTTTCCTTTTTTTGAAAATCAACTTATCAACACTCAAATCAAAGGTATTTTCATCTTTTGGCTAACCATTTTGTTTCTTCCGCTTGTAACAACAATGCCACCAAGCAACCTAACTATTTTAGAATTTATTATCGCAGGAATCACCGAGATTATGCTAGGCTTTTTAGCCTCCTTTGCCTTACAAATTGTCTTTGGTATGATTTCTTTTGGTGGAGAAGTGATTTCTTTTGCTATGGGGCTAACTATTGCTAATGCCTATGATCCTGTAACAGGAGCACAAAAGCCAATTGTAGGGCAACTTCTAACACTTCTTGCTTTAATGATCGTTCTAGCACTTGATTACCATCATTTGTTTTTATATTTTGTAGGAGAAAGCATCAAAGAGATTCCCTTGGGTGGCTTCCTATATTCTCATAATTATATTATTTACACCATTAAAGCCTTTTCTAATCTTTTTTTAATTGGTTTAACTATGTCTTTTCCTATTATTGCCCTTATTTTGCTTTCTGATATTATTTTTGGAATGATTATGAAAGCCCATCCCCAATTCAATCTTCTAGCTATTGGTTTCCCCGTAAAAATCGCCGTTGCCTTTGCTGTCTTGATTGTCATTATTCCTGCTATTATGATTCACTTTAAAAGAGAATTTTTAAGTGCCATTGATGCACTTACGATTCTATTCCAATAA
- a CDS encoding ABC transporter ATP-binding protein, with amino-acid sequence MLLEAKNLSFGYEKPIIENLNFQAKEGEIISIMGVSGSGKSTLLHLLSSFLKPQKGEVSLFNLDIYSLPQKELLALRRKKIGIIFQSHYLFLGFSAYENLQVASLLSGEKIDKSLLELFGIEQVLDHNIGTLSGGQQQRLSIARILTKKPQIIFADEPTGNLDRETAMNVMEALFSYVRSNHSLLIFVTHDPLLAHKASRAYKLENTTLKTLE; translated from the coding sequence ATGCTATTAGAAGCCAAAAATCTTTCTTTTGGCTATGAAAAGCCAATTATAGAAAATCTTAACTTCCAAGCCAAAGAAGGTGAGATTATCTCCATAATGGGTGTAAGTGGGAGTGGAAAAAGCACTCTTTTGCACTTACTTTCTTCATTTTTAAAGCCCCAAAAGGGTGAAGTTTCTCTCTTTAATTTAGACATTTATTCTCTCCCACAAAAAGAACTTTTAGCTCTAAGGCGTAAAAAAATTGGCATTATTTTTCAATCCCATTATCTTTTTTTAGGTTTTAGTGCTTATGAGAATCTACAAGTTGCGTCGCTTTTAAGTGGAGAAAAAATTGATAAATCCCTACTTGAACTCTTTGGGATTGAACAGGTTTTAGATCACAATATCGGCACTTTAAGTGGCGGACAACAACAGAGATTATCTATCGCTAGAATCCTAACCAAAAAGCCACAAATTATTTTTGCTGATGAACCTACAGGCAATCTTGATAGAGAAACAGCTATGAATGTAATGGAAGCACTTTTTAGCTATGTGCGATCCAACCATTCACTTTTAATCTTTGTTACCCACGATCCCCTTTTAGCACACAAAGCCTCCCGTGCTTACAAACTAGAAAACACAACTCTAAAAACTCTGGAATAA
- the tsf gene encoding translation elongation factor Ts, which yields MAEISAQLVKQLREMTDAGMMDCKKALVETNGDLEKAVEYLREKGLSKAAKKADRVAAEGSISVQVSPDFKKASMVEINSETDFVAKNDGFKELSAKTIAMVQDSNVSSAEELHTLNLDGTKFEEYLKTQIAKIGENIVVRRIAKVEAKGSGIVNAYVHSNGRIGVIIALKCQKEENAAKLADLTKNLCMHAAAMKPQVISYHSFDMDFIKSEKTALIAELEKENEELKRLGKPLHKIPQYISQLELTDEIIAKQEEALKADLKAQGKPEAIWDKILPGQIERFKADSTLLDQRLTLLGQFFVMDDKKTIAQVLAEKGKELGDSIEVVEYVRFELGEGIEKQECNFADEVAAQLG from the coding sequence ATGGCAGAAATTAGTGCTCAACTCGTTAAACAACTAAGAGAAATGACTGATGCAGGAATGATGGACTGCAAAAAAGCCCTAGTTGAAACCAATGGAGACTTAGAAAAAGCTGTAGAATACCTACGCGAAAAAGGCTTAAGCAAAGCCGCTAAAAAAGCAGATAGAGTAGCCGCTGAAGGAAGCATTAGCGTTCAAGTTTCACCTGATTTCAAAAAAGCAAGTATGGTAGAAATCAACTCTGAAACAGACTTTGTTGCTAAAAACGATGGATTTAAAGAGCTAAGTGCCAAAACTATTGCTATGGTTCAAGATTCTAATGTTTCTAGCGCTGAAGAATTACACACTCTAAATCTAGATGGCACAAAATTTGAAGAATATCTCAAAACACAAATTGCGAAAATTGGTGAAAATATTGTTGTTAGAAGAATCGCAAAAGTAGAAGCTAAAGGCAGTGGAATCGTCAATGCTTATGTGCATTCTAATGGTCGTATTGGTGTTATCATCGCTCTTAAATGTCAAAAAGAAGAAAATGCAGCTAAACTAGCAGACTTAACTAAAAATCTCTGTATGCACGCTGCAGCAATGAAACCACAAGTAATTAGCTACCATTCTTTTGATATGGATTTTATCAAAAGTGAGAAAACTGCCCTCATTGCAGAACTTGAAAAGGAAAATGAAGAATTAAAGCGATTAGGAAAACCACTTCATAAAATTCCACAATACATTAGCCAATTAGAACTCACTGATGAAATTATCGCAAAACAAGAAGAAGCACTCAAAGCAGACTTAAAAGCACAAGGCAAACCTGAAGCCATTTGGGATAAAATCCTTCCTGGACAAATTGAACGCTTTAAAGCCGATTCAACTTTGCTTGATCAAAGATTAACTTTGCTTGGACAATTCTTTGTAATGGATGACAAAAAAACAATTGCACAAGTTTTAGCAGAAAAAGGCAAAGAACTTGGTGATTCTATTGAAGTAGTTGAATATGTGCGATTTGAATTAGGTGAAGGAATTGAAAAACAAGAGTGCAACTTTGCTGATGAAGTAGCTGCACAACTTGGTTAA